The genomic DNA CTGCTCGACCGCTACTTCGAGGGCACGCTCAAACCACCGGTGATGCGGGCGATCTCCGCCCACTTGCGCAGCTGCCCTCACTGCACGGCGCTCTTAGATGAAGTCAACGTGATCGACGCGCTGCTCGCGACCACGCGCGCCACCGAACCGGCGCCGAACTTCACGTTTGCCATTATGGCCGAAGTGCGCTCGATGCCGGCGCCGCGCAAACGGCACCACCCCGCGCCGCGACTCGTCGCGCTCTACATCGCGCTCGCCTGGGCGGCGGCCATCGTTTGGTTCATCGCGTCCGGCGCGAGCCCGCGCGCGATGGGGATGGCGTCAATGCACGCGGTCGCACGGCTCGGCTCGATCTTTACGTCGTTCGCCGCCGGCGGCGCGCACGCGCTCGGCCATTCAACGGCGGCGCTTGCCGCCATCGGCATCGTCGTGCTCGCGCTCGATATCGCCGTTGCGGTTGGGCTCGCGCGCTTTGCTCTTCGGGAGAGTCGTTCATGAAGCAGCGTTTTACGATCGCCATCTTCGCGCTGCTGGCGGCCTGCATCGCGTTCCCGGCAGCGGCGTCGGCGCACATTCGCGCGATCGATCATGGCGGCACGTATTGGGGCGACGTGAGCGTGGAGCCCAACCAAGTCGTTAACGGCGATATCGACGTGATCTTCGGCGACGCGCGAATCGAAGGCACGGTCAACGGCAACGTCAACGTCTTCGGCGGGCAGATCGAAAAGATGGACGGCTCGGTGATTACCGGTCACGAGAACGTGGTGGGCGG from Candidatus Baltobacteraceae bacterium includes the following:
- a CDS encoding zf-HC2 domain-containing protein gives rise to the protein MRCSSCEPLLDRYFEGTLKPPVMRAISAHLRSCPHCTALLDEVNVIDALLATTRATEPAPNFTFAIMAEVRSMPAPRKRHHPAPRLVALYIALAWAAAIVWFIASGASPRAMGMASMHAVARLGSIFTSFAAGGAHALGHSTAALAAIGIVVLALDIAVAVGLARFALRESRS